In Cytophagia bacterium CHB2, the genomic stretch CGCGCGGCCCGTGTGGGCGTTTGCCGGCGCTGCCATCATTCTGTTGATTGTCTTGCTACGTTTTGACTTTGGACGTGAATCGCAAGCCTGGAAAAGTGTTGCGGTGTCGCACGGCGAGCGGCAACAGATGCTGCTGGCGGACGGTTCAATCGTCGAGCTGAACGCCGGATCAACGTTGAAATATCCTGGCAGATTCTCCACAGAAAAGCGCGAGGTCGAATTGGAAGGCGAGGCTTTTTTTGAGTTCCAATCTGCCTCTGCGCCCTTTGAAGTCAAGACAATCCATGCCCGCGTGCGCGTGCTGGGAACCTCGTTCAATGTCCGAACCTGGGAAAACGCGACTCAGGTATTCGTGAAAACCGGTCGCGTGGGAATAGCCCCAAAGCAATCCAGCACCGAAAACGAAATTTTTTTGACGCCGGGTCTGGCGGCCATTTGCGATACGGTTGCAGTATTGTTGACGCGCGTGCCTGCTCCGCAGGAGATCATGGCTTGGCGTGAGGGCCGGTTGGTGTTTCGCGACCGGCCACTGCCGGAAGTGTTGGCGGAATTGCAGCGCCATTTTGCCATTTCGATTCAGGCGGACGACCGCCTCATGCGTCACAACATCACGGCGCAATTTGCGCAAGAACCGGCGGCGGACGTGATCGCAGCAATTCCCATCGCGATTCATGCGCGCGCCGAAGCAACGACTACGGGTTACTGGTTGAGAGAAAAGTGAGCGCAATTTTCACCGCCAGGCGAATGCTGCCGGCAACGATCTTCTGTCTTGGGCTTTTGCCGATTACCGGTGCGCCGGCATACGGCCAAAGCATGTCCACAGTTCGCCTCACGGCGCAAAATCAAAAACTCAGCGCCGTGCTCGAAGATTGGCAGGCGCAATCCGGAATGCGCTTGTTGTTTGCCAATTCCCTGGTGGATTCCTGCCGCGTCTCGTTGCAGCACACCGGGCCGGCGCTCAGCGTTTTGCATCGGTTGTTGCAAACGACGCCCTTCGAGGCTGTGAGTCAGGGTGGAAATCTCTGGGTGATTGCGCCAAAATCTTCCCAGGTGAGGCGGCTCATTGCCCTGGCCGGCGCAGTATTCGATGCCCAGGATGAACGCCCGCTGGAAGGTGCGGAGATTTTCCTGCTGCCGGCGCGCGAACATGCGCGCACGGATTCGCTCGGCCACTATCGCATCTCGCAGGCGCGACCCGGCCGCAACCGCTTGCGTGTCAAGCGCGTGGGTTATGAGGATTATTCCACGGAATTGGTGCTGTCGGGAGAAATCGCGCCGCATGTGCCCATTGCGCTCACACCGAAAAACATGACCACGCCGGAAGTGCTGGTGGAGGCGCAGCGTTTGCCAAGGAACATAAACGGTTTGCTGGCGCAACAAACCTTGTCGCGCCATGGCCTCACACTGTCCGCGCTGAGCCGCCCCGATGAAGTTTTCGAAATTTTGCAGCAGCAACCGGGTGTTTCACATCGCGAAGCGGACGACGTCTTTCCGCACGTGGAAGGCGGCAGCGCGAGTGAAGTCGGCATCGAACTGGACGGCGTGCCTATTTTCGTGCCGACTTACAGCCGCAATCGTCGCAGTTTGTTTTCTGCCACGACGATCGATGCCATCACCCTGCATCGTTCCGGGTATGGCGCTTCGCTGGGCGGGGCCATGTCAGGCTTCATTGCGTTGCACTCGCGCGAGATTCGCGAACAGCCGTATCGTTTTTATGGCGGCCTCAGCACCAATGGCTTTGGTGTCGGCGCCAATCACTATTCGGAAAAAATTGCCTGGAGCGGCCTGCTGCGCCGCGCCAACGTGGAGCAGGATCTCGATTTTCACACATTTTCTGCCAATGATTTGTTCAACAAATTCGAGCTTCAATTCTCGCCGCAGCGCCGCTTGACGTTTTTGTCGCTGGTGGCGCAAGGATCTTTGACGCAATCGAATTCATTTCGTATCCGTGAAACCATGACACACAGCTCCGGCTTGCGGTATGACGGTCCCGGGCATGCGATTTTATTGTATCACTCGGCATTGCAAGACTGGCTGACGGAAACTGGCTTCAAGTTGGATGTGACTCATCAGATCACCAGCGCATCTGCGCTTCATGCCGGCGCACATGCCGCGCGGTTGATCGGCGAAAATCGCCTGACCGCGCTCGACAGTCTCGGAGAGTTTAAGTATATTAAAGACACCTTTCCTTACACCAACGCAAGAAATCTTCTGCTCGCCCGCCAAAAGGTCAATTTGTTGTCGCCT encodes the following:
- a CDS encoding DUF4974 domain-containing protein, with amino-acid sequence MKHHLSTEELCELFAKWQQHRLSSAEETRLKTWRAATREHEDEWQQLTALWQSAAPPEAPNGTPKDFQWQKLLEALPAAEAPRTVSRKPGRWQQRLVEVMHARPVWAFAGAAIILLIVLLRFDFGRESQAWKSVAVSHGERQQMLLADGSIVELNAGSTLKYPGRFSTEKREVELEGEAFFEFQSASAPFEVKTIHARVRVLGTSFNVRTWENATQVFVKTGRVGIAPKQSSTENEIFLTPGLAAICDTVAVLLTRVPAPQEIMAWREGRLVFRDRPLPEVLAELQRHFAISIQADDRLMRHNITAQFAQEPAADVIAAIPIAIHARAEATTTGYWLREK